Within the Maridesulfovibrio bastinii DSM 16055 genome, the region GAGTTTGGTGTTCAGGAAGTAAATTACAGCTTTGAAGGACATCAGATAGAACGCACTAGAGGAATGAGGGTTCTCACTGATAATGAACTCCAGAATAAGGATGTAAGCCTTACCTATGTTTCTAAACTTATGAATCGGAACTACACCAGAGCACCCATATTCAGAAAAGTACTCCAGAGTATATGCTGGCAGGTTGATAGCGGTCATGAAGTCTTTATTGTTGGTGCTATTCTCGATGATGGAACAGTAAAAGGCGGAACCGGTTGGGGAGCTGAATTTGCCAAGATTTGCAACAAACCATTGTATGTTTTTTCTCAAGATAGGGATGCCTGGTTTAAGTGGGAAAAAGATCAGTGGCTTGAATGCGGAAAACCTGTAATTGCTACAAAAGAATTTACAGCTACAGGTACCAGATTTTTAGAAGAGAATGGCAAAAAAGCCATTAGAGAATTATTTCAAAGGAGTTTTAAGTAATTCCTGTTCCTGAAACTTGTCCTTCAGCCGGGGTTATTCAGTTAATCCCGGTTTTTTTAATCTATTTTAAAGAACATAATTGTCTGCTGTAGACTTTCTGCCTGTCCTGACAGTTCTTCAGATGTTGCTGCAACTTCTTCAGATGAAGATGCATTCTGCTGGATGACAGTGTCTAACTGCTCTGTTGCATTTTTAAGGGTAATAATAGTTTCACTTTGCTCGTTGCATGCTGCTGATATTTCTTGAATAAGTTCAGAAGTATTTTTTATTTTGGGTATTATTTCTTCGAGAATATCTCCGGCTGATTCTGCTGTTTTCAAACTCTCTGCTGAGAGTTCGCTTATTTGTGACGCAGCCACACCACTTTTTTCGGCAAGCTTCCTTACTTCGGCTGCAACCACAGCAAAGCCTTTGCCATGTATTCCTGCTCTTGCCGCTTCGATTGCGGCATTAAGAGCCAGTAAATTTGTTTGCCGTGATATTTCTTCAATGATAGCAGTCCGCTCAGTAATATTTCTCATGGCTTGCAAGGTCTCATTCACGGCCTTACCACCTTCAACCGTATCTGCTGTTGCCTGCAAAACAATTTTCTCTGCCTGCGAAGCGTTTTTATCATTTTGGATTATGCTGTCAGCGATACTATCCATCGACGCACTTAACTCTTCTACTGCCGCAGCCTGTTCAGTAGCTCCTTGAGATAATGATTGTGCTGAAGCTGAAAGTTCTTCACTACCGGCAGAAACATTTTCTGCTGCATGCTGCACATCAAGTATTGTGGAACTTACTTTATCAATCATTTTTGCTATAGATTTGAAAGCTCCATGCTCATTCTGAATTTTAAATCCGAAATTCATTTTTCCTTCGGCCATATTGTCAGCAACTTTTTTCAAATCTTCAGGCTCAGTTCCAAGTGTAGATGTTATTTTCCCTGCAAAAAATCTTGATGCTAAAGCTGCTAAAAATCCAATTACAACAGCAAGTATAATGATCGTCATCAGCATGCTGTTTATGGTTTTTTGCTGTTGTTGCTTTTTTGTTTGAACGGCATCATCAATCGAGTCTATGTAGATGCCCATTCCTATAACCCAGTTCCATGGTTTAAAAAGCTTTACATATGATAATTTGGGAACACTTTTTTCTTTACCCGGTTTGTTCCAATAATATTTGATAGTTCCTTCTCCTTCTGCGGAACAAAGGTCTACCATCTCTTTAAAGAAAAACTTTCCATTGGTATCAGTTATGTTATCTATTTTTTTACCGTTCATTTCAGGGTTAAGTGGATGCATTATCATTTTGTAATTCAGGCCGTTTACCCAGAAATAATTCCCGTTTTCAAGAGTCATGTGGGCTATTTGTTCCAGAGCTTTTGATTTCATTTCAGCGGTGATATCCGATACCCATGCGCCTGTTCCTATTATCCAACCGAATTTAGGCAATTTTTTTACGTATGAAATTTTTAAAGTTTCATTTTGATCACCCGGTTTTTTCCATAAATAATCGACCATACCTTCATTCTGTTTTCGGCACAGCTTAACCATCTCATTGAACATATGTTTTCCATTGCTGTCAGCTGCTGAAGAAAGATTACTACCGTTAAGTTGGGGAGATGTTGGGTGCAGTATCATGCGTGGTGTAGAATCGTTAATCCATATATAATTTGAACCTTCATACCGTATTGGTGCTACAATCCTTTTTATTCCTTCTTTGAGCTGAGCGGCGGTTAATATACCTTCATTATTTTTTATATATGTATCTATTTGAGAGTAGCATGTAGAAATTATTTGTTTCAAATATTCAGATTTTATTTTTGATAGTGAATCTATATCGATTGATTTTTTATAAAATGATTCAATAGTGCTTTCTGCAAGCGAAACCATATCTTTTAAATCATTTTCTCTTATTTTAGTAACTTCTTTTCTATATTGTAAATTATCATTTTCTGAATATTGATTTATCTTGTAAATAAAAACAAAACATAAAATTATGATGGTTAAAAAGACAACTGCAACCTGAAAAAAAGTAAGTTTTGTTTTTAGTCTCATGCTTCTCTCTGGCGCTAATTTTTTATTTTTTTATACAGCTCAAAAAAATAGTTAACCAATAATACATTAATATTAAAAAAAATAAATACTTTTTTTATAACGATAGAATCTTTTTTAGTACTTGGTTCAGCAATCAATTGAATGAGTATGTTTATAATTTAATCTATTAATTAAAGCTGTTGACTCCAGATTTTTCAAAGCGTAAAAGAATCTTGTTTATTCTCAGGGCGGGGTGAAATTCCCCACCGGCGGTAATCCAATCAATGAATGGAAAGCCCGCGAGCGCCCCAATTGTTTTGGGGGTCAAGCAGATCTGGTGCAAATCCAGAGCCGACGGTAACAGTCCGGATAGAAGAGAATAAGGCAGATTCATTTCGTTATGGGAATTCTCTCATACGCAGACGTTCATATTTTATGGACTGTCATCCTGTCTCTTTTCGCGCCCTGATTCTGGTAAAAAATATCTAAAGGAGAATTACCATGAATCAGAATCTTCTCTCTACTTTCGGCGACTCTTATACCCGAGTTACAAATGCATTGGAAAATCTTCGTAATGGTAACGGTGTTCTTGTTACAGACAATGAGGACCGTGAAAATGAAGGTGATCTGATTTTTTCTGCTGAATTTTTGACCAATGAACAGATGGCCATGCTCATCAGGGAATGCAGTGGCATTGTGTGTCTCTGCCTGACAGATGCTAAGGTTACTGAGCTTGGTTTGGATATGATGGTAGAAAAAAACACCAGTACATACGGAACCGGTTTTACGGTGTCGATTGAGGCCGCAGAAGGTGTAACAACCGGAGTCTCCGCTGCCGATCGTGTAACTACTATCAAGGCCGCCATAGAGGATGGAGCTAAGCCTTCATGCCTGAATAAGCCTGGTCATGTTTTTCCTTTGAGAGCAAGGGCCGGAGGGGTTCTTGAAAGAGGTGGACATACTGAGGCTACAGTTGACTTAATGAAATTGGCTGGTTTGAAGGATTGTGGTGTACTTTGTGAGTTAACCAATCCTGATGGCACTATGGCCAGACTTCCTGAAATAGTAGAATTTGCACAGAAAAATAATTTTTGTGTACTTACTGTTGATGATATTATTAGCTATCGTAAACAGATTGAGATTAAAGCAAGTTAAAAAATAGTTTTAGGGCATACCTAATCATTACCGACAGCTATATTAAAGCCCGCTGAAGTTTTTAAGCTTCAGCGGGCTTGTAATTTATATTGTTTCTTCATCTCCATATAAAGAACATATGCAGCATAAAAATGTAGCAGAGTCAGTCTCACTGTTATTGCGTAATCCATGTGGTTCCATAGTAGGAGAATAAATATAATCTCCCGGTCCGCAAATCCTGTTGGACACAACTTCATCTGTTTCAGGATCATAAGAAAAACATTCCAACTCACCGCGCTCAATAAACATCGTCTGGAGGTACAGGTGACTATGGCATGGAATAATTCCACCTGGTTCAACGGTAAAATGTCTTAAACCATATTCAGGTTGTCCTTCCGCGTCTTTACCTGATTTTGACAGCCAGCGTATGGTAACTCCCTTAACTTTATATTCTTTACCCTTATATGTTGCTTTTTCAACTTTTTTACCTTCAACTTCCTTGAAATTATAGGCTTCCATTTTTTCTCCTTAATGCTCGATGATTGTATAGAATTAGATTTATGGAGTTGATTACTGCTGTTTTCAGCTTAATTTTTTAATCTGTTAAGAGCAATCAGAGAAATAAATAATCAGAAGTTTTAATTCTTCAACAATGTTTGATCCTTAACTCAGCTGCTTGAGGAAAGTGTCGCTTCAAGTTGAGAAGCTATGTTTTCATAGTATGAAAGCATTTCATCAAGAGCTGCATATTTTCTGTTGAGTTCTGTTTCAAGTGAATCTAGGCGTGCTTCTTCAGTATAAATATTGTTCTCAAGGTTGGTTATAGATTCGTCATAGCTCTTGATGAGAAGAGGTATTGATCCACTTGTAACGTCAGTCATGCTTGTAAACAGATCAGCTAATTCGCCGCATTTACCTTGTTTAACGCTTATAGTCGCATTGTATGTTCCATCATCTGATTCAACGCAGTTAAGATAAAGTCCGTTTGCATCGCTATTGCTTTGGGCAAGCATGGTTGAGCCTGAAATTTTCATTTCGACTCCATCTATTGTCGCAGATATAATTTCTCCGCCGGAGATTTCATATTCAACTGAATACTCACCAGCTTTAGTAAGTCCGCTAACGCTTGAAATTACCTCAAGCGATGAAGTATTGCTCTCTGCTTCACCGGATGCTGCGAAGAGGGTTGCAACCGCTTCAGGGTCTGCTGCAATTGCTTCCTCCAGATCATCGTAATCTATGACAAGTTGCCCAAAAGTATCTGATCCCTGTTCAGAGTCTGTTGTAATTCCTATTGTTGAAAGAGTGGTGTAAAGATCTCCTTCCTCAGTAGTGCTGTCATATCTTTCAAAACCAAGACCGATTGTTGAAAGCACGTTTTTTATTGAATTATAGACAACATCGAGTGAACTGTCATTTAGTGTGAATGAAGAATCATCGTCATCATCACTATCTTCGTCATCGGTGTCAGTAGAAACAGAATAATCAGTGTCGGTATCAAGTCTCCCTGTTACATTTTGAATATCATATATCATTTGATTTATTTCAGATACAAAATTTTCTATAGTGCTTACCATTGCATCTGTATCATATGTTACTCCGACTTCAACTCCATCAGAGTCCGTAGTGTGATTGAGTTCAAGAGTCACACCATCTATAAGATCGGTAACTGTGTTAGAGTCCCGTTCAAGCCATGAATCTTCAGCAGAAGGGTAACCGTCTATTTTTAATTCTGCATTGCACGCCGCCTGAGTATTATTAAAATCAGCAGAACTTATTCCGTTAAGGTCAAAATCCACTATTTCAATTACATTTGAGCTTCCAGTATCGTTACCACTGAGCTTAAGATGGTATCCGCTTCCATCATATATTAATGATGAAGAAATTTTATCATCAAAATCAGAATCAGAGTTAATCATATTAACAAGTTCTTCAGCAGTTGTTCCTGCTGCAATATCAAGGGAGAGACTTTCCCCTGCGTATGAAAGTGTTATAGATGTAGCGTTTGATGCGATAATGTCATCTTCAGATGAAAATGAAATGTCTTCAGCTATCCAGACGTCTTTGCGCGCAAGCTGGCCAATTACTATAGTGTGGGTTCCGGTTTTAGCTCCATCACCTGCTGTTGCGGTTATCTCATCACTTGAAGTTGTCTCTTTGTATGAAAGAAACTCGTCAACTTCATCCATTTCCTGAAGAGTTCCAGAAAGGGTAACCATATTTTCATTAAGAGTTGCAAGAACATCTTTCGCTGTTTCTGCATATTCAAGATCTTCCTCATATGCTTCCTTTTTGTATTCCTGAAGCTCCATGGTCGCATCTATAATGTCATCAAAGTCAGTTCCATTCCCAAGGCCGGAGAAGGTTATTGATCCGGAACTGGTATTGGATGAATATGATAAAACGTCTGAAGAAAGAGAAGAAACTGCCATATTATAAACCTCCTATATATAATCCAGAATACTTTGACTCATAGATTTGGATGCTGAACTTAGCACTGCTTCATATACATATTCAGCCTGATTCAGCTCAATTGACAGTTGCGCTGCATTTATGTCTTCTTCTGAACTGATAGCAGATGCCGTTCTCTCCCTTGCAAGACCAAGACTGCTGACCATGTAATCAACCCTGTTTTCGCGCGCTCCTATTGTCGCAGCTATAGTGTTCAGCTTTTCATTTCCTGAACTGAGTTTTTCAAGATTTTCTTCAACTTTGTCAGTATTGCCTGTCTGCAGGTAAGCAATGGTTTCGCAAATAGATTCAAATAAATTGGGTTCACCATACGAATTTCCATCACTATCCTGACCACCAAAAGCTTCATATCCAACGGTCGTTGCATCTATTGAATAATTTTCAGCAATATTTACAGACATGGCATCATCAGAGCCCTGATATATCATTGTAGTTCTAACTATGAAGGAGCTTCCGGTATCCTCATCTGCTGTAGTGACAACAGTTCCAGAGGCAATCTCAATTGTTGCATCTTCAATCGTTATTGTCGTTTCAGGCGGGACTGAAGTTCCATCTAAGATTCCAGTTTCCCAGGTTGTTCCGCCGTCTGTCGAATATTTATAGTCTAGTGAGTCCGTTCCTACTGTTCCGTCAGAGGTAAATTCTACCATGATCGCACTGTCTATTTCTCCACTCAGGCTAAGCTCACTTGAAGATGGGGAGTCACCAGTAACAGTCACACCGAGACCATATGTGTATGGAGAACTATCAATTGCATCACCTGAAAATATGTATTGATCTCCAGATTTTGTAGCTGATATCGCTACCAGAGAGTCAAGGTATGCCTCCATTTCTTCAGCAATCATATTAAGTTGTGTGTCGCTATAAGTCCCGGTAGAACCTTGTTCAGCTTGTTCCATTAAGGATGTCATAATTTCGCTTGCTTCTATTATCTGGTCGTCAGCTGTACCTAGAAGAGCACTTACTGAGTTTCCGTTATCAATATATCCTGCCAGAGATTCATCATAGCTTCTGAGTTTCATGACTAATCCCATACCCGAAGGGTCGTCAGATGGGGTATTAAGTTTTTTCTGTGAGCTGGATTGTTCGTTAAGATTGTTTAACCGGACCAATGATGAATTCACATTGTTGAGAGACGTTGCGTAAACCTGATTAGTACTTATCCGCATAAGATTTCTCCTTGTCACATCATGTCTAAAATACTGTCGAACATGGTCTGGGTAACGGTGATAATCTGGCATGCAGCCTGATACTGTTGCTGATATTTAGTTAGATTTACGACTTCTTCTTCAACATTAACTCCACTTACAGATTCCTGTTGGTCGTAGTACAGCTGCGCAGCACTGGTATCGCAAGCTATCTGGGTATCGATATTCTGTGCTGACGCACCAACTTTTGAGACGATACTTGATAGATATGAGGACAATGTTTGTGTCGTAGACGATGTTTCAGTATTAATATTAACGGAATTATTAAGCAGAGAACTGATTGATTCAGCTGAAGAGTTGCTGCCGGCCGAGACTGTTCCGTTGTCACCGACTTCTCCACAATTTATGTGGGAAGAATTTTCTTGTATGTATGAATTTACGGTTATATCTGCTGCATTAGATCCTTCGAAGAAGGTATTTATTCCTGCAGCGGCTAAAAAACCGGTAGAATCTGACCCGAATTCAAATGAATAATCGCCTTGGGCCTGAATTTTAAGGGTCCCGTCAGATGTTATTGATGCTGATAAAATTCCTGAAAAATCAGAGTTGATCTGGGATATAATATCATTAAGTGAATCCGTTGAAGCATCAATTGATATAGATGAATTAGAAATTACGGCTCCATCTGAATCATAGGCGTAAATTTCAAATGATCCGTCTTCTATATTTTTATCGTATATAAGCCCGCTGTCAGATAATGCTGCCGTTTGATCTTCAATTGTGTATGTCCCAGTCACAGAAGTGTGGGATTCAAGACCTGCTCCTTGTGAGTGTGCTGAATTGACTTCGTAAATGAGGCCCGATGATAGCGCATCCAGTTCATCTAAAGTTGGCAGTAGATCATCATCCCTGACTTTAAATAGTCCTGCAATACTACCGCCGGTAACCCTGTTGGAGGTATCGTCTCCATTTGAATCAGTAAGCGGAGTACAGTTAACTAATGCCCCTGAGCTTTTTTCCCAGTATAGGCCGGTTTTGGGAACTATAGTGTAGCGGTCTCCGGTTTCATGGTCAGTTGTTCCTCCTGAGAAATAAATTTCAACTCCATCTATCTCTACAGGGGAAGATGAATCTGAGGCAGTGTAGAGAATAGTGTTCCCGTTATCATCTTCCGCCCAGCTGTTTCCTCCATCAAAAGAAACTTTGAATTGAGCTGTTCCGTCTGTTCCGGATGAAACAAACTCGATCATAATTTCTTCACTTGAACTTCCGGAATAATTTATTTCTCCATCATAATCAGAATCAGGCATCAATGAATCATTACTCTGGGATGAAGAATAAGCCAGATGATGGGTTGTTGTTCCGTCTACAAGAGGGAGGCCGTTATCAGTATAAACTGATGTCTGCCCGTTGCTGTTTGTTTCTGTTTCGATGCCAATAAGTTCATCAAGTTCTCTTATTATCTGGGCGCGGCTGGAAACTAGGTCGGTATTGTCTGGGTCTGCAGATATTTGTTTATTCAAACTGGCAAGGGTATCTATGTATTCATTTGCTTCATCGACCTGTGATTGTATCTCATCCTCAATGGTGCTTTTCATTGTTAAGAGTTCGCTGGAAGTAGAGTTCAAAGCATAAACCAACGATTCGGCTTCTCCCAGAAGTGCTTCACGTTCAGCTGTCGAATCAGGATCAGTTGAAAGGTCACTCCATGCATCCAGAAATGCATCAAGTTGTGTTCCTAATCCATCTTCGTCTGATTCGTTTAAAAGTTCTTCCATTTGGGCGAGATAGTCTGCGACAGCTTCATTTCCTGAAAGTGAAGCTGCCGCTGTCAGATATTGTGCTTCCACAAAAGAATCCCAATTAGCTGTTATAGAGCTTATCTCAGCTCCGGTGCCTATGCTGCTTCCTGAAACAGTAATGTTTCCTGTGGAAGAATAATTGGTATCTGTTCTTTGGTATCCGCTTGTCTCTGCATTTGCGATATTGTTGGATGTATTGTTAATAGAAACTTGAGCATTTGCTATTGCCCTTGAACCTATTGTGAAGAGGTTGCTGATCATTTCTTCCTCCAGTCAGTAGCTATCGTTTCAGATTTATTGCTGTCTGGAGAAGGGTGTCAGCTGTCGTTACGACTTTGCTGTTAGCCTGATACGCTGCTTGAATGATAATCAGTCTGGTCATTTCTGATGCCAGATCAACATTTGAAGATTCGAGGGCATTTGATACAACTGAGCCGAATCCGCCTGTCCCTGCTGTCCCTATTATTGCCTGTCCTGATTCCGTCGTTGAGGTGAATAGGTTGCTCCCGTTTGCGACGAGCCCTTCTTTATTTGTAAAATCGGCAAGGGCCAGCTGATAAAGTTCAATTGTCTGACTGTTTGAATAGTTTCCACTGATAATTCCGTTCTCATCTACAGAGACTGAAAGAAGCGATCCTGTTGAATAACCATCCTGAGTTGTACTGTAGGTGGCTGAAGAACTGTCACTATAACTTGTAGTGGCTCCGGTTGTTAGGCTTGAACTGTTGAATGTCGGCAGATCGGAATAGCTGGTTGCAGAAGTGATATCACCGAGAGTTGTCACCCCTGAAGTGGTCGTCCAGCCATCACCGATTGTTGAGCCGGTGTTTGTCATTCCGAAATCTATTGAAATGTCCTGACCGGAAGTGCTTCCGGTAAAGTTGGCATTTACTTCCGTTAGTCCAGCATCGCTGAAATCAGCCAGAACCCAGTTGTCAAGGTCTTTAGGATCGGATGATACCGGTGAGTCCGTAAGAGTGTATGCCGTCTGTGAGATTAACTGTCCCTCTGAATCAAAGGTCAGTGTTCCGGTCATAAGCATACCTGCGGCACTGGTCGTGTTGAGGTCCGTTCCTCCGAATGAACGCATATCTTCTTCCGGATTGCAGGAAACCACGTATTCCCAGACAATATTACCATCAGCATCAACATCCACAGGGTCCATGTAATAGGTAAGATCATGGGAAGTACCATTTTCATCATAAATGGTAATGGTGCTTGAGTAGCTGTATCTTGAGTCGTCAAGTGGAGGATCATCGGTTCCGTCATAAAGCTCAAATTCAGAAGTATACGGATTGGTTGTAACGGCATTGTCGGTACTCTGAGAATTAAGATTCATAGAAACGAAAACTTCACTTGTCGCATTCGGCGGAGATTGGGACTGGTCAAGCTGAATTGTAGTCAATGCTCCAGAAGCAGAACCGTTTTCAACTTCCCATCCCTGAACCTGATTTCCGTATGGATCAACAAGATAACCATCCTTATCAAAATCGAAGTTGCCGGCTCGGGTATAGTATGTTGTCCCCAGATCTGGGTCATAAACTACAAAGTATCCGTCCCCGTTAAGTGCTACATTTGTAGCTGTGCTGGAGTCTTCGTAAGAACCTTGGGTGTAATCAGTGTTTACGGAAGCAACACCTGCTCCGTTACCAACCTGATCGCCACCGCTTCCTGTACTGATTGAAGAGTAAAAAACATCTTCGAATGTTGTGTACGAAGCTTTGAAACCTACAGTGCTTGAGTTTGCAAGATTGTTACTGACGACTGAAGTTGCCTGACTATTGACATTAATTCCGGAAATTCCTGTATATAATGTACTTGTGATACCCATGATAGTTTCCTTATTAAGAGGCTAGAAGGGTTACATCGGTTAGGTTCACTTCCCTGCCGTCTTCAAGAGTGAAGACCACTCCATCATCTTCCTGACTTATCGCGGCAACTGTTCCCTCAGACTCCATCGAAACGTCGACTTCCGCTCCATTGGAGTCGTATGCGAAAGCTTGAAGCGTATAATATCCGTCACTGGTCAAAGCTCCGCTTGCATTTATTTCATCTCCATCAATGGTGAATGTTCCGGAGGAAACGTCCTCGTAATAGTTTGTGGCAACAATATTTCCGTCTGAGTCGTAAATATTTATTCCAAGATTTGCCGCATCTTCACTTAGGGTGATGGTTACGGTTGAATCGATTTCACCATCACTTACTTCTGCTACGCCGCCTTCAGCGGAAACTTTCTGGCCGAGATAACTGGAGCTGTTGATCTTGGACATTGATTGAATTTCAGAAAGTATGGTGTCTAATTTATCGTTAGTACTGGTTTGCTGCTCCAGCATTGAATATTGTGTCATTTGGGAAACCATCTCAGAATTATCAACTGGATCTGTCGGGTCTTGATATTCCATTTGTGTTGTAAGCAAAGTCAGAAAGTCGAGCTGGCTTAAAGTTGTATTGCTGGAAGAATCGGTCGTAGTGGTTGTTGATGAATTGACAGCTTCTACACTCATGATTTTTTCCTCCTTTTGGTGTGAATATCTAGATATTTCCTCAGCTTATTTATTGATTGATGCTTTATGCTTCTGACAGTCCCGGATTTGATTTTTAGCTTGTCTGCTATTTCCACGGATTTAAGGCCTTCAACAAAAGACATCTCAAGAATTTGCGTTTGACGTTGTGTTAGTACACCAGGAGGTATTTTTAGTTTAATATTGTCAGTTTCAACATTTTTATCGATGTATAATTCGTAATATTTGTAGTTATAATTTTTTATTTTACGTAGATAGTCTATTGTTACGGTCCTACTTATTATTGAAATCCAAGTTTTTATTGAACTTTTTTTGTAAGAAAATTTTTTTATGTAATTATTTTTTATAATTTTGAAAGCTATATCTTGAAAAATATCATCAATATCTGATTGATTTAATTTGTATGTATTGTTCTTTAAAAAATAATTAATACAATTTTTAATTGTATATTCATATTTTTTGAAAAATATATTTAAATCGTGACTTATATTTTGATTATCTAATTCTTTATTAATTGTTTTCATAAAGCCTCCTATGCTGTTTAAAAAGCAACAGGCGTGCCTTATAAAGTTTACAACTATAAATTTATAATTAATTTTTCAAAATATAATATTAAATAATATTAATTATAAATTTATATTTTAATTTTTAGTTTGTTTTTTTAACAAAAATTAATGTTGAATATCTTTGAATTGCACAATCAGTGATTTTGAAAATGAGGTTTTGGGTGAAGAGGAATTTTTTTCCTTAGTAATAAAAACTGGACGGAATTTTTTTCAGAATATAAAAAGCCCGCATCAGAATTCACTGATGCGGGCATAAGTTGTTTGTTTAATGGGGTGGATTATCCACCTATCAGAGAGAGAGCCATTTGAGGCAAAGAGTTTGCCTGAGCCAGCATGGACGTTGCAGATTGTGTTATTATCTGCTGTCTTGAGTATTCAGTCATTTCTGTTGCCACGTCGACATCAGATATTTGCGATTCTGCTGAGGATAGGTTTTCGGATTGTATCTGAAGGTTTGAGATAGTTGCATCAAGCCTGTTCTGGAGGGCTCCAAGATTGGCTCTTATCTTATCCTTGGAGACAATAGCCTTGTCGAGAGCAGCCAGAGATTCCTGAGCTGCTTCCTGAGTTGATACAGAGTATCCTGCATTTTCGGTTGACTGATTTCCAACGCCCAAGGCAGAAGCAGTGCACTTCCCGATTTCCACGTCATACTTGTCTTCAGCCGAGTCATTGCCTGTGCCGAAATGGATAGTCAGCGCATTGTCTCCACTTATATTGCCGTTTAAAAGGTAAATGCCGTTAAAGTCAGTTGCGCTTGCTATTCTGGTGATTTCAGATGCCATGGCTTGATATTCTTCATCGATCAAAGCTCGCTGGTCTGAAGTGTATGTTCCGGTAGCAGCCTGCTCAGCAAGTTCCTTCATTCTGATCAGCTTTTCGTCAACTACGGAGAGAGCTCCGTCAGCTGTCTGAATCATTGAAATGCCATCATTAGCATTACGCACACCCTGATTAAGGGTGGATACGTCGGAACGCATAAGTTCTCTGACAGCCAGACCTGCGGCATCGTCAGAAGCACTGTTAATACGAAGTCCGGATGACAGTCTTTCTGTTGAAGTTCCTAATGCGTTGTAGGCATCATTTAGATGTCTTGCTG harbors:
- a CDS encoding sigma-70 family RNA polymerase sigma factor, with the translated sequence MKTINKELDNQNISHDLNIFFKKYEYTIKNCINYFLKNNTYKLNQSDIDDIFQDIAFKIIKNNYIKKFSYKKSSIKTWISIISRTVTIDYLRKIKNYNYKYYELYIDKNVETDNIKLKIPPGVLTQRQTQILEMSFVEGLKSVEIADKLKIKSGTVRSIKHQSINKLRKYLDIHTKRRKKS
- a CDS encoding flagellin, with translation MALVVNNNSIANSAARHLNDAYNALGTSTERLSSGLRINSASDDAAGLAVRELMRSDVSTLNQGVRNANDGISMIQTADGALSVVDEKLIRMKELAEQAATGTYTSDQRALIDEEYQAMASEITRIASATDFNGIYLLNGNISGDNALTIHFGTGNDSAEDKYDVEIGKCTASALGVGNQSTENAGYSVSTQEAAQESLAALDKAIVSKDKIRANLGALQNRLDATISNLQIQSENLSSAESQISDVDVATEMTEYSRQQIITQSATSMLAQANSLPQMALSLIGG
- a CDS encoding flagellar hook assembly protein FlgD, which codes for MSVEAVNSSTTTTTDSSSNTTLSQLDFLTLLTTQMEYQDPTDPVDNSEMVSQMTQYSMLEQQTSTNDKLDTILSEIQSMSKINSSSYLGQKVSAEGGVAEVSDGEIDSTVTITLSEDAANLGINIYDSDGNIVATNYYEDVSSGTFTIDGDEINASGALTSDGYYTLQAFAYDSNGAEVDVSMESEGTVAAISQEDDGVVFTLEDGREVNLTDVTLLAS
- the flgK gene encoding flagellar hook-associated protein FlgK is translated as MISNLFTIGSRAIANAQVSINNTSNNIANAETSGYQRTDTNYSSTGNITVSGSSIGTGAEISSITANWDSFVEAQYLTAAASLSGNEAVADYLAQMEELLNESDEDGLGTQLDAFLDAWSDLSTDPDSTAEREALLGEAESLVYALNSTSSELLTMKSTIEDEIQSQVDEANEYIDTLASLNKQISADPDNTDLVSSRAQIIRELDELIGIETETNSNGQTSVYTDNGLPLVDGTTTHHLAYSSSQSNDSLMPDSDYDGEINYSGSSSEEIMIEFVSSGTDGTAQFKVSFDGGNSWAEDDNGNTILYTASDSSSPVEIDGVEIYFSGGTTDHETGDRYTIVPKTGLYWEKSSGALVNCTPLTDSNGDDTSNRVTGGSIAGLFKVRDDDLLPTLDELDALSSGLIYEVNSAHSQGAGLESHTSVTGTYTIEDQTAALSDSGLIYDKNIEDGSFEIYAYDSDGAVISNSSISIDASTDSLNDIISQINSDFSGILSASITSDGTLKIQAQGDYSFEFGSDSTGFLAAAGINTFFEGSNAADITVNSYIQENSSHINCGEVGDNGTVSAGSNSSAESISSLLNNSVNINTETSSTTQTLSSYLSSIVSKVGASAQNIDTQIACDTSAAQLYYDQQESVSGVNVEEEVVNLTKYQQQYQAACQIITVTQTMFDSILDMM
- a CDS encoding flagellar hook protein FlgE; translated protein: MGITSTLYTGISGINVNSQATSVVSNNLANSSTVGFKASYTTFEDVFYSSISTGSGGDQVGNGAGVASVNTDYTQGSYEDSSTATNVALNGDGYFVVYDPDLGTTYYTRAGNFDFDKDGYLVDPYGNQVQGWEVENGSASGALTTIQLDQSQSPPNATSEVFVSMNLNSQSTDNAVTTNPYTSEFELYDGTDDPPLDDSRYSYSSTITIYDENGTSHDLTYYMDPVDVDADGNIVWEYVVSCNPEEDMRSFGGTDLNTTSAAGMLMTGTLTFDSEGQLISQTAYTLTDSPVSSDPKDLDNWVLADFSDAGLTEVNANFTGSTSGQDISIDFGMTNTGSTIGDGWTTTSGVTTLGDITSATSYSDLPTFNSSSLTTGATTSYSDSSSATYSTTQDGYSTGSLLSVSVDENGIISGNYSNSQTIELYQLALADFTNKEGLVANGSNLFTSTTESGQAIIGTAGTGGFGSVVSNALESSNVDLASEMTRLIIIQAAYQANSKVVTTADTLLQTAINLKR